A single Sphingomonas sp. IW22 DNA region contains:
- the mmsB gene encoding 3-hydroxyisobutyrate dehydrogenase, translating to MARIAFIGLGNMGGGMAANLAKAGHDVRAFDLSEEALARAKKAGCLPAESAAAACEDAEAVVTMLPAGSHVESVYGESVLATAPRAAILIDCSTIPVATARTVAERAAEKGFAMVDAPVSGGIAAANAGTLTFMVGGSADAFERAKGYLDDMGKAVIHAGGAGAGQAAKICNNMLLGATMIATCESFALAEKLGLDLQTFYDIASQASGQSWSMTSYCPVPGVGPETPADRDYQGGFAAALMLKDLRLAMDAAADTSADTPMGARAAELYQRFVDGGDAATDFSGIIRMLKG from the coding sequence ATGGCACGCATCGCGTTTATCGGGCTGGGCAATATGGGCGGGGGCATGGCCGCCAATCTGGCCAAGGCCGGGCATGACGTGCGCGCCTTCGACCTGTCGGAAGAGGCACTGGCGCGCGCGAAGAAGGCAGGGTGCCTGCCCGCCGAAAGCGCTGCGGCCGCGTGCGAGGATGCCGAGGCGGTGGTGACGATGCTGCCCGCCGGCAGCCATGTCGAAAGCGTCTATGGCGAAAGCGTGCTGGCGACCGCGCCGCGCGCCGCGATCCTGATCGACTGTTCGACCATCCCCGTGGCCACCGCGCGCACCGTGGCCGAACGGGCAGCGGAGAAGGGCTTCGCGATGGTCGACGCGCCCGTGTCGGGTGGCATCGCGGCCGCCAATGCGGGCACGCTGACCTTCATGGTCGGCGGCAGCGCCGACGCGTTCGAGCGGGCGAAGGGCTATCTTGACGACATGGGCAAGGCGGTGATCCATGCCGGTGGCGCAGGCGCGGGTCAGGCGGCCAAAATCTGCAACAACATGCTGCTGGGCGCGACGATGATCGCGACGTGCGAAAGTTTCGCGCTGGCAGAAAAGCTGGGGCTGGACCTCCAGACCTTTTACGACATCGCATCACAGGCGTCGGGGCAAAGCTGGTCGATGACCAGTTACTGCCCGGTGCCCGGCGTCGGGCCGGAAACGCCCGCCGACCGCGATTACCAAGGCGGGTTTGCTGCTGCGCTGATGCTGAAGGACCTGCGCCTTGCCATGGATGCGGCGGCGGACACATCCGCCGACACACCGATGGGCGCGCGCGCGGCGGAGCTGTATCAGCGGTTCGTTGATGGCGGGGACGCCGCCACCGACTTTTCCGGCATCATCCGCATGTTGAAGGGGTAA
- a CDS encoding prolyl oligopeptidase family serine peptidase — translation MFRHFAVLLLASTAAPAFAQDATPPAATAQAPSRLFTGSDLFSLEQASDPQISPDGSRIAYVRRSGDIMADRMRSAIWLIDTKTGVQTPLAAGPGSHSSPRWSPDGTRLAYVSAGEGQSPQLHVRWMASGETARITGMADSPDSLSWSPDGRQIAYAMRVPGEGMKLGKAPPKPEGAKWAEPLEIIDRVTYRADGAGYLKPGYDHLFVVSADGGAPRQLTFGDFNDGGPLSWSRDGRSIVFATNRRADWEREPNDSDIHSVDVTTGALTQLTRRYGPDAAPAVSPDGARIAYLGYDDKRRSHEPAQLYVMDRDGSNPRSLTANLDREIDTAVWAKDGRSIFVSYDDHAVKKVARIDLNGRVTPVVDGLAGGGLDRPYTGGTFSISNDGRVAYTGGDWKKPADVWLSGKPVTQLNETWLAGKAMGQLRPLDVTSKDGRKIDSWLVLPPSYQPGTRVPLILEIHGGPHTAYAPVFSSDYQLYAAAGYAVLYTNPRGSTSYGAEFANLIDKNYPAEDYDDLMAAVDAAIGAGVADPNNLFVTGGSGGGVLTSWIVGKTDRFKAAATQKPVINWISEALTMDGTGFTSRYWFSKQPWEDPMSYWQRSPLSLVGNVKTPTLVVVGSEDYRTPVSESEQYYAALQIRGVPTALVKVTGASHGGFTARPSQSAAKASAILAWFDKYRGNAAATTAGT, via the coding sequence ATGTTTCGCCACTTCGCCGTGCTGCTGCTCGCCAGCACCGCCGCCCCCGCTTTCGCGCAGGATGCCACGCCGCCCGCCGCCACCGCGCAGGCGCCCAGCCGCCTGTTCACCGGCAGCGACCTGTTCAGCCTGGAACAGGCCAGCGACCCGCAGATCAGCCCCGATGGTTCGCGCATCGCCTATGTCCGCCGCTCGGGCGACATCATGGCGGACCGGATGCGCTCGGCCATCTGGCTGATCGACACCAAGACCGGCGTGCAGACCCCGCTGGCCGCCGGCCCCGGTTCGCACAGCAGCCCGCGCTGGTCGCCCGACGGCACGCGCCTGGCCTATGTCTCCGCGGGCGAGGGTCAGTCGCCGCAACTGCACGTCCGCTGGATGGCGAGCGGCGAGACGGCGCGCATCACCGGCATGGCCGACAGCCCCGATTCGCTCAGCTGGTCGCCCGACGGTCGCCAGATCGCCTATGCCATGCGCGTGCCGGGTGAGGGCATGAAGCTGGGCAAGGCACCGCCCAAGCCCGAAGGGGCGAAATGGGCCGAACCGCTGGAGATCATCGACCGTGTCACCTATCGCGCGGACGGCGCGGGGTATCTGAAGCCGGGTTACGACCATCTGTTCGTGGTGTCCGCCGATGGCGGCGCGCCGCGCCAGTTGACCTTCGGCGATTTCAACGACGGCGGTCCCTTGAGCTGGTCGCGCGATGGCCGCTCGATCGTGTTCGCTACCAACCGCCGCGCCGATTGGGAGCGGGAGCCGAACGACAGCGACATCCACTCGGTCGACGTGACGACCGGTGCGCTGACACAACTGACGCGGCGCTATGGCCCCGATGCGGCCCCCGCCGTGTCGCCCGACGGCGCGCGCATCGCCTATCTCGGCTATGACGACAAGCGCCGCAGCCATGAACCGGCGCAGCTGTATGTCATGGACCGCGACGGATCGAACCCGCGCTCGCTGACCGCCAACCTCGACCGCGAAATCGACACCGCCGTCTGGGCAAAGGACGGGCGCAGCATCTTCGTCTCCTATGACGACCATGCCGTGAAGAAGGTCGCGCGCATCGACCTGAACGGTCGCGTGACGCCGGTGGTTGACGGGCTGGCGGGCGGCGGGCTGGACCGGCCCTATACCGGCGGCACCTTCTCCATCTCTAACGACGGGCGCGTCGCCTATACCGGCGGCGACTGGAAGAAGCCGGCAGACGTGTGGCTGAGCGGCAAGCCCGTCACCCAGCTCAACGAAACCTGGCTGGCGGGCAAGGCGATGGGGCAGCTTCGCCCGCTGGATGTCACGTCAAAGGACGGGCGCAAGATCGATTCGTGGCTGGTGCTGCCCCCTAGCTATCAGCCGGGCACACGCGTGCCGCTGATCCTGGAAATCCATGGCGGGCCGCACACCGCCTATGCGCCGGTATTCTCCAGCGATTACCAGCTGTACGCCGCCGCTGGCTACGCCGTGCTCTATACCAACCCACGCGGCTCGACCTCTTACGGTGCCGAATTCGCCAATCTGATCGACAAGAATTACCCGGCGGAGGATTATGACGACCTGATGGCCGCCGTCGACGCGGCGATCGGCGCGGGCGTGGCCGATCCGAACAACCTGTTCGTCACCGGCGGTTCGGGCGGTGGCGTGCTGACGAGCTGGATCGTCGGCAAGACCGATCGGTTCAAGGCGGCCGCCACGCAAAAGCCGGTCATCAACTGGATCAGCGAGGCGCTGACCATGGACGGCACCGGCTTTACGTCGCGCTACTGGTTCTCGAAACAGCCATGGGAAGACCCGATGAGCTATTGGCAGCGCTCACCGCTCAGCCTGGTCGGCAACGTCAAGACACCGACGTTGGTGGTGGTGGGCAGCGAGGATTATCGCACCCCCGTCAGCGAGAGCGAGCAATATTATGCCGCGCTGCAAATCCGCGGCGTACCGACCGCCTTGGTCAAGGTGACGGGCGCCAGCCATGGCGGCTTCACCGCGCGGCCCAGCCAGTCGGCGGCAAAGGCGTCGGCAATTCTGGCATGGTTCGACAAATATCGCGGCAACGCGGCAGCGACGACCGCCGGGACCTGA
- the purU gene encoding formyltetrahydrofolate deformylase, with product MGELCTLTLSCDDRPGLVAAVAGFLAGHGGNIVDARQFDDRMNRRFFMRVVFELATGNAAAIRAAFAPVAAEHGMAWKLRGAGERQRVVLMVSKFDHCLGDLLYRRRIGELDMDVAAIVSNHPQTALNVGGIGDIPFHHLPVTPETKPQQEARLKAIVEESGADLVVLARYMQILSDDLASWLSGRCINIHHSFLPGFKGAKPYHQAHARGVKMIGATAHYVTADLDEGPIIAQDVEPISHADTPDDLVRKGRDIERRVLATAVAHHLEDRVLLNGNRTVVFRN from the coding sequence ATGGGCGAACTCTGCACGCTGACGCTGTCGTGCGACGACCGGCCGGGGCTGGTCGCGGCGGTAGCGGGGTTTCTGGCCGGGCATGGCGGCAACATCGTCGATGCCCGGCAATTTGACGACCGGATGAACCGCCGCTTCTTCATGCGGGTGGTGTTCGAACTGGCGACGGGCAACGCCGCCGCCATTCGTGCCGCCTTCGCACCCGTCGCCGCCGAACATGGCATGGCGTGGAAGCTGCGCGGCGCGGGGGAACGTCAGCGCGTGGTGCTGATGGTATCCAAGTTCGACCATTGTCTGGGCGACCTGCTGTATCGCCGCCGCATCGGCGAACTCGACATGGATGTCGCCGCCATCGTGTCGAACCATCCGCAAACGGCGCTGAATGTCGGCGGCATCGGTGATATTCCCTTCCACCACCTGCCCGTCACGCCCGAAACCAAGCCGCAGCAGGAAGCGCGGCTGAAGGCGATTGTGGAAGAAAGCGGCGCCGATCTGGTCGTGCTGGCGCGCTATATGCAGATTCTGTCCGACGATCTGGCGTCGTGGCTGTCGGGCCGCTGCATCAACATCCATCACAGCTTCCTGCCCGGATTCAAGGGCGCGAAGCCCTATCATCAGGCGCATGCGCGCGGGGTGAAGATGATTGGCGCCACCGCGCACTACGTCACCGCCGATCTGGATGAAGGGCCGATCATCGCCCAGGATGTCGAGCCGATCAGCCATGCCGACACGCCCGACGATCTGGTCCGCAAGGGCCGCGACATCGAACGGCGCGTGCTGGCGACGGCGGTGGCGCATCACCTTGAGGACCGGGTGTTGCTGAACGGCAATCGCACTGTCGTTTTCCGCAACTGA
- a CDS encoding enoyl-CoA hydratase, with protein sequence MTDYETILVERRERVTLITLNRPKALNALNGQVLADLLAALAAFDADDAQGCAVITGSEKAFAAGADIKEMSDMGFADMYGRNHFSGWEAFGRTRKPVIAAVAGYALGGGCELAMMCDFILAADTAKFGQPEIKLGVTPGMGGSQRLAHAVGKAKAMEMVLTGRMMGAEEAERAGLVARIIPAADLVEEAVKTAATIASMAPLAVLANKEMVNAAFEMPLAQGVQFERRLFNGLFGTEDQKEGMAAFVEKRPGNWKGR encoded by the coding sequence ATGACCGATTATGAAACGATCCTTGTCGAACGGCGCGAGCGCGTCACGCTGATCACGCTGAACCGGCCCAAGGCGCTGAACGCGCTGAACGGACAGGTGCTGGCCGACCTGCTCGCCGCGCTGGCGGCGTTCGATGCCGATGACGCTCAAGGCTGCGCCGTCATCACCGGCAGCGAAAAGGCCTTCGCGGCGGGCGCCGACATCAAGGAAATGTCGGACATGGGCTTTGCCGACATGTACGGCCGCAATCACTTTTCCGGCTGGGAAGCGTTCGGGCGCACGCGCAAGCCGGTGATCGCGGCGGTCGCGGGCTATGCGCTGGGCGGCGGGTGCGAGCTGGCGATGATGTGCGACTTCATCCTGGCGGCGGACACGGCGAAGTTCGGCCAGCCGGAGATCAAGCTGGGCGTGACCCCCGGCATGGGCGGGTCGCAGCGGCTGGCCCATGCGGTGGGCAAGGCCAAGGCGATGGAAATGGTGCTGACCGGCCGGATGATGGGCGCCGAGGAAGCTGAGCGCGCCGGCCTGGTCGCGCGCATTATCCCCGCCGCCGATCTGGTCGAGGAAGCGGTGAAGACCGCCGCCACCATCGCGTCGATGGCCCCGCTGGCGGTGCTGGCGAACAAGGAAATGGTGAACGCCGCGTTCGAAATGCCGCTGGCGCAGGGCGTGCAGTTCGAACGCCGCCTGTTCAACGGCCTGTTCGGGACCGAGGACCAGAAGGAGGGCATGGCCGCCTTTGTCGAAAAGCGTCCCGGCAACTGGAAGGGGCGCTGA
- a CDS encoding enoyl-CoA hydratase/isomerase family protein codes for MTDDVIIERDGTLGRIRLNRPRAIHALTADMCRVMLDTLGEWASDPSLQAVTIDHADGRGFCAGGDIRLIAESSAGDGQAARDFFRVEYAMNHRLFTFAKPVVAFMDGITMGGGVGISQPARFRVATENTRFAMPETAIGLFPDVGGGWYLSRLDGRMGQFLALTGHRLDGAECLALGLATHYMPADALVEAKRRIAADPAGIEGVLDALSTAAPDARILAHRDAIDRLFASDRLEDVLTALEADGGEWARQQRDTLATKSPQAMKVSLKLLLDGRTMPSFEDEMRQEFAVASHVVQRPDIVEGVRAVIVDKDNAPRWNPDTPGGVSDHLIDRIFAPLPADEEWNPA; via the coding sequence ATGACCGACGATGTGATCATCGAGCGCGACGGCACGCTGGGCCGAATTCGGCTGAACCGGCCAAGGGCGATCCATGCGCTGACCGCCGATATGTGCCGCGTGATGCTGGACACGCTGGGTGAATGGGCGAGCGATCCATCGCTACAGGCGGTGACGATCGACCATGCCGATGGCCGGGGCTTTTGCGCGGGCGGCGACATTCGTCTGATTGCGGAGAGCAGCGCGGGGGACGGACAGGCGGCGCGCGACTTTTTCCGCGTCGAATATGCCATGAACCACCGGCTGTTCACCTTTGCCAAGCCGGTGGTCGCGTTCATGGACGGCATCACCATGGGCGGCGGCGTGGGGATTTCGCAGCCTGCGCGTTTCCGCGTCGCGACCGAAAATACGCGCTTCGCCATGCCCGAAACCGCCATCGGCCTGTTCCCCGATGTCGGCGGCGGCTGGTATCTGTCGCGCCTTGACGGGCGGATGGGACAGTTTCTGGCGCTGACCGGTCACCGGCTGGACGGGGCGGAGTGCCTCGCGCTGGGGTTAGCCACGCATTACATGCCGGCCGACGCGCTGGTCGAGGCAAAGCGCCGCATCGCCGCCGATCCGGCGGGGATCGAGGGGGTGCTGGACGCGCTGTCCACCGCCGCGCCCGACGCCCGTATTCTGGCGCACCGCGACGCCATCGACCGGCTGTTCGCCAGCGACCGGCTGGAAGATGTGCTGACCGCGCTTGAGGCCGATGGCGGGGAGTGGGCACGCCAGCAGCGCGACACGCTGGCCACCAAATCGCCGCAGGCAATGAAGGTCAGCCTGAAGCTGTTGCTCGACGGGCGAACCATGCCCAGTTTCGAAGACGAGATGCGTCAGGAATTCGCGGTCGCCAGCCATGTCGTCCAGCGTCCCGACATTGTGGAGGGCGTGCGCGCGGTGATCGTGGACAAGGACAATGCCCCGCGCTGGAACCCTGACACGCCCGGCGGCGTCAGCGACCACCTGATCGACCGCATCTTTGCGCCGCTCCCTGCCGATGAGGAATGGAACCCCGCATGA